In one Arenibacter antarcticus genomic region, the following are encoded:
- a CDS encoding response regulator produces the protein MTADHLFIMLADDDEDDCMFFQDALDELSLAVSLKTVNNGEALMNYLESNLTNLPQLIFLDLNMPCKSGFECLIELKQNDMLKQLPVIIYSTSSNPEVMDELYNQGALYYIRKPAAFSKLKDVIKKAVSLINTTTGLQPKKEAFLIQP, from the coding sequence ATGACCGCCGACCATTTATTTATTATGCTTGCCGATGATGATGAAGACGATTGCATGTTTTTTCAAGATGCCCTGGATGAACTTTCCTTAGCCGTCTCCTTAAAAACAGTGAACAATGGGGAAGCCTTGATGAATTATCTTGAAAGTAATCTAACCAATCTTCCACAACTTATTTTTCTGGACCTGAATATGCCGTGCAAATCTGGTTTTGAATGTCTGATCGAATTAAAGCAAAATGATATGTTGAAGCAATTGCCGGTAATAATCTATTCTACCTCCTCAAATCCTGAGGTAATGGATGAACTTTACAACCAAGGAGCTCTGTACTATATTCGAAAACCAGCCGCTTTTTCAAAGCTAAAAGATGTTATTAAAAAGGCTGTCTCCTTAATTAATACGACCACAGGGTTACAGCCTAAAAAGGAAGCTTTCCTAATTCAACCCTAA
- a CDS encoding DUF4494 domain-containing protein, protein MSVTWYECKVKYRKTHDTGEIKVTTEAYLLDAISYTEAESRINEEMAAYTSEEFLITTIKVANFSEVHPYENSDRWFRSKVSLIAFDEESGKERKTNLYMLVQANDVKEAYDNTITAMKGTTGDYTIPAISESPIIDVFPYFTGEEEQLEKFNAIEKSEPEMENTLEESDNI, encoded by the coding sequence ATGAGCGTAACTTGGTACGAATGCAAGGTAAAATACAGAAAGACACACGATACTGGAGAAATTAAAGTAACAACGGAAGCCTACCTCTTGGATGCCATTTCCTATACGGAGGCAGAATCTAGGATCAACGAAGAAATGGCCGCTTATACTAGCGAAGAATTCCTAATTACTACGATTAAGGTAGCGAATTTCTCGGAAGTACATCCCTATGAGAATTCCGATCGTTGGTTCCGATCAAAGGTTTCTTTGATTGCCTTTGATGAAGAAAGTGGTAAGGAAAGAAAGACCAATTTGTATATGTTGGTTCAGGCAAATGACGTAAAAGAAGCTTATGATAATACTATTACCGCTATGAAAGGCACAACGGGCGACTATACTATTCCTGCAATTTCCGAATCTCCTATAATAGATGTATTTCCCTACTTTACCGGAGAAGAAGAACAGTTAGAGAAATTTAATGCCATTGAAAAATCCGAACCCGAAATGGAAAACACTTTGGAAGAAAGCGATAACATATAA